In Archangium violaceum, the following are encoded in one genomic region:
- a CDS encoding TauD/TfdA family dioxygenase: MPGRKRFSFLEELKNNGWTVLDDVVESAAFLQLAHSIGAPSIGIHRYRIEHLSPTTANAAKAGTMSSQYGLGEFPLHTDTAHWPTPARYILLRSVGLSHSRSTIIASTKDLPFNPEQRHLIAQGTWLVSQVAQPFTCSVFFQPNEYAFRFDAACMRPYNSAAKRIHQHIIDTLKQSNYKEIKWSPGRVLIVDNWRMLHGRADSRETNEVRTLQRITIPWV; encoded by the coding sequence TTGCCCGGCAGGAAGAGATTTTCCTTCCTCGAAGAACTAAAGAACAACGGTTGGACAGTCTTGGATGACGTGGTTGAAAGCGCTGCGTTCCTTCAACTTGCACACAGCATTGGCGCACCAAGCATCGGAATTCATCGCTATAGAATTGAGCATCTCAGCCCGACCACAGCCAATGCAGCCAAAGCCGGAACAATGAGTTCCCAATATGGATTGGGCGAGTTCCCCCTACATACGGACACTGCCCATTGGCCAACACCTGCTCGATATATCCTTTTGCGATCAGTGGGTCTCTCCCACAGCCGCTCAACAATCATTGCCAGCACCAAGGACCTACCATTCAACCCTGAGCAACGTCACCTCATCGCCCAAGGGACATGGCTTGTATCTCAAGTTGCCCAGCCATTTACCTGCTCGGTCTTCTTCCAGCCAAACGAATATGCATTCCGCTTTGACGCAGCGTGCATGCGCCCCTACAATTCGGCAGCAAAAAGGATCCACCAACACATCATCGACACACTCAAACAGTCCAACTACAAAGAAATCAAATGGAGTCCTGGCCGGGTCTTGATTGTTGACAATTGGCGAATGCTACATGGCCGTGCCGACAGCCGAGAAACCAACGAAGTTCGTACTTTGCAGCGAATAACAATCCCCTGGGTGTGA
- a CDS encoding DEAD/DEAH box helicase, giving the protein MAPQIALDFAESQAVHPALESFHPVVQRWFAERLGEPSRPQVEGWPLIQAQHDVLIAAPTGSGKTLTAFLAALDRLFRLALEGRLPDQTQVLYVSPLKALGNDVQKNLLQPLEELLQRARAAGFTPRELRVQVRTGDTSASERSQMVRRPPHILITTPESFYLYLTADRARATLRSVRTVIVDEIHALARDKRGSHFALSLERLKAITEVRPQLIGLSATQKPLEAIAGFLTGEKAGECRVVQVGHQRPWDLRVEVPDEELGSLATNEMWGQVYDRLVQLAGEHRTTLVFVNTRKMAERVAHDLGERLGPDKVAAHHGSMSREMRLSAEERLKGGQLSVMVATASLELGIDVGNVDLVVQLGTTRSIAVLLQRVGRAGHYKGGISKGILIAMTRDELMECVGLLNAVREGDLDAVRMPEKPLDVLAQQVVAACACEEWDERALYSLFRRAYPYRDLTYEEYEKVLETLSEGVSLRRGRAGVHLHRDRVNQRLKARRGVRITALTNGGAIPDTFTFNVVAQPEGKVVGTLDEDFAVESTPGDIFLLGTTAWRIQRVMGASVMVENAHGQPPTVPFWRGEAPGRTDELSVHVGRLREELLARADAALFLEKELKVPPPAVDALLAYLRAGQQVLGTVPSNTTIVAERFFDEAGGMQLILHAPFGSRINRAWGLALRKRFCRTFDFELQAAATEDGLLLSLGEQHSFPLEDIFQFLSPENVEEVLVQAVLQVPLFGTRFRWNATRALSLSRFAGGKRVAPNLQRARSEDLLAAVFPAQVGCQDNHGGADVELPDHPLVKQTMEDCLREAMDVEGLREVLRRMKDGRIKLVARDVPEPSVFAHQMVNSQPYTFLDDAPAEERRVRNVVLRRTLPAEDAASFGALDADAIEQVVRDAAPPLRDEDELHDALLQLVLMPEEQVPQRFVASLMTQRRVAWLETGEKRFLIPAERQGTIRALFPGVPLQPELQPLPGDKPVERDAAVAQVVRGWMEQLGPTTAAELAEQTALDESEINLTLHQLEATGGILRGRFRPLGLTLSPWERDGVRVSETPGSTPAVVEWCDRRLLQRIHRLTVGRLRKEIEPLSAQDFMRFLFRWHHLEEVDALRGSTGLAKAISLLQGYEAPASAWERYLLPARMKGYLGDLLERACYSGEVAWGRLTMKDAKPVPGPRRGAPATPPEPEAPRSRAATPNRNASLTFVKREDMDWMLSAARPNAVLADGGVWVPPDLSGPAKDVVAVLEQRGACFFNDLCSRSRRLPAEVEDALWELVARGLVTADAVQNLRVLQSPAQRKRQKLLQRGGPGRWSLLVPSEPKPEDEVRDALARLFLQRYGIVWRDLVMRESLAPSWRELLYVYRRMEARGEIRGGRFVAGFVGEQFALPEAVDVARAVRRRAPSGVRVQLSAVDPLNLTGVVTPGPRVPATVGNVVTYVDGVPQGFDAQGDDEEGEGEDSSGEAAQAN; this is encoded by the coding sequence ATGGCCCCTCAGATTGCCCTCGATTTCGCCGAGTCCCAGGCCGTCCATCCGGCCCTCGAGTCGTTCCACCCGGTGGTGCAGCGGTGGTTCGCCGAGCGGCTGGGCGAGCCCTCGCGTCCCCAGGTGGAGGGCTGGCCCCTCATCCAGGCGCAGCACGACGTGCTGATCGCCGCGCCCACGGGCAGCGGCAAGACGCTCACGGCCTTCCTGGCGGCGTTGGACCGACTCTTCCGGCTGGCCCTGGAAGGGCGGCTGCCGGACCAGACGCAGGTGCTGTACGTGTCGCCGCTGAAGGCGCTGGGCAACGACGTGCAGAAGAACCTGCTCCAGCCGCTGGAGGAGCTGCTGCAGCGGGCCCGGGCGGCGGGCTTCACCCCGCGGGAGCTGCGGGTGCAGGTGCGCACGGGAGACACGTCGGCGTCCGAGCGCTCGCAGATGGTGCGCCGGCCGCCGCACATCCTCATCACCACGCCGGAGTCCTTCTACCTCTACCTCACGGCGGACCGGGCGAGGGCGACGCTGCGCTCGGTGCGCACGGTCATCGTGGACGAAATCCACGCGCTGGCGCGGGACAAGCGGGGGAGCCACTTCGCGCTGTCGTTGGAGCGGCTGAAGGCGATCACCGAGGTGCGGCCGCAGCTCATCGGGCTGTCGGCGACGCAGAAGCCGCTGGAGGCGATCGCGGGCTTCCTGACGGGAGAGAAGGCGGGGGAGTGCCGAGTGGTGCAGGTGGGGCACCAGCGGCCGTGGGACTTGAGGGTGGAGGTACCGGACGAGGAGCTGGGCTCGCTGGCCACGAACGAGATGTGGGGCCAGGTGTATGACCGGCTGGTGCAGCTGGCGGGGGAGCACCGGACGACGCTGGTGTTCGTGAACACGCGGAAGATGGCGGAGCGTGTGGCGCACGACCTGGGGGAGAGGCTGGGGCCGGACAAGGTAGCGGCGCACCACGGCAGCATGTCGAGGGAGATGCGGCTGTCGGCGGAGGAGAGGCTGAAGGGGGGGCAGCTGTCGGTGATGGTGGCGACGGCGTCGCTCGAGCTGGGCATCGACGTGGGGAACGTGGACCTGGTGGTGCAGCTGGGGACGACGAGGTCCATCGCGGTGCTGTTGCAGCGGGTGGGGCGAGCGGGCCACTACAAGGGAGGAATCTCGAAGGGCATCCTGATCGCGATGACGCGCGACGAGCTGATGGAGTGCGTCGGGCTGTTGAACGCGGTGCGGGAGGGGGACCTTGACGCGGTGCGGATGCCGGAGAAGCCGCTGGACGTGCTGGCGCAGCAGGTGGTGGCGGCGTGTGCGTGCGAGGAGTGGGATGAGCGGGCGCTCTACAGCCTGTTCCGGAGGGCGTACCCGTACCGGGACCTGACGTACGAGGAGTACGAGAAGGTGCTGGAGACGCTGTCGGAGGGCGTGTCGCTGCGGAGGGGTCGTGCGGGAGTGCACCTGCATCGGGACCGGGTGAACCAGCGGCTGAAGGCGCGGAGGGGCGTGAGGATCACGGCGCTGACGAACGGTGGAGCGATTCCAGACACCTTCACGTTCAACGTGGTGGCACAGCCCGAGGGGAAGGTGGTGGGGACGCTGGACGAGGACTTCGCGGTGGAGTCGACGCCCGGAGACATCTTCCTGCTGGGGACGACGGCGTGGCGCATCCAGCGGGTGATGGGGGCGTCGGTGATGGTGGAGAACGCGCACGGGCAGCCGCCGACGGTGCCCTTCTGGAGGGGCGAGGCGCCGGGGCGCACGGACGAGCTGAGCGTGCACGTGGGTCGGCTGCGCGAGGAGTTGCTCGCGCGTGCGGACGCGGCGCTGTTCCTGGAGAAGGAGCTGAAGGTGCCGCCCCCGGCGGTGGATGCGCTGCTGGCGTACCTGAGAGCGGGGCAGCAGGTGCTGGGCACGGTGCCAAGCAACACCACGATTGTCGCCGAGCGCTTCTTCGACGAGGCGGGGGGGATGCAGCTCATCCTCCATGCGCCATTCGGGAGCCGGATCAACCGGGCGTGGGGCCTGGCGCTGCGCAAGCGCTTCTGCCGCACCTTCGACTTCGAGCTGCAGGCGGCGGCGACGGAGGATGGCCTGCTGCTGTCCTTGGGAGAGCAGCACTCCTTCCCGTTGGAGGACATCTTCCAGTTCCTCAGCCCGGAGAACGTGGAGGAGGTGCTGGTGCAGGCGGTGTTGCAGGTGCCGCTGTTCGGGACGCGCTTCCGGTGGAATGCGACGCGGGCGTTGTCGCTGTCGCGCTTCGCGGGAGGGAAGCGGGTGGCGCCGAACCTCCAGAGGGCGAGGAGTGAGGATCTGCTGGCGGCGGTGTTCCCGGCGCAGGTGGGGTGCCAGGACAACCACGGAGGAGCGGACGTCGAGCTGCCGGACCATCCATTGGTGAAGCAGACGATGGAGGACTGCCTGCGCGAGGCCATGGATGTGGAGGGCCTGCGCGAGGTGCTGCGGAGGATGAAGGACGGGCGCATCAAGCTGGTGGCGAGGGACGTGCCCGAGCCGAGCGTCTTCGCGCACCAGATGGTGAACAGCCAGCCGTACACGTTCCTCGACGATGCACCGGCGGAGGAACGCCGGGTGCGCAACGTGGTGCTGCGGAGGACGCTGCCGGCGGAGGACGCGGCGTCGTTCGGGGCACTGGATGCGGACGCCATCGAGCAGGTGGTGCGGGACGCGGCGCCGCCGCTGCGAGACGAGGACGAGCTGCACGACGCGCTGCTGCAACTGGTGCTGATGCCGGAGGAGCAGGTGCCGCAGCGCTTCGTTGCGAGCCTCATGACGCAACGCCGGGTGGCGTGGCTGGAGACAGGCGAAAAACGGTTCCTCATCCCAGCGGAGCGGCAGGGGACGATCCGTGCGCTGTTCCCCGGGGTGCCACTGCAACCGGAGCTTCAACCCCTGCCAGGCGACAAACCAGTGGAGCGGGATGCGGCGGTGGCGCAGGTGGTGAGAGGGTGGATGGAGCAACTCGGACCGACCACGGCGGCGGAGCTGGCCGAGCAAACGGCGTTGGACGAGTCCGAGATCAACCTGACGTTGCACCAACTGGAGGCAACGGGAGGAATCCTGAGAGGCCGATTCCGTCCCTTGGGTTTGACCCTCTCCCCCTGGGAGAGGGACGGGGTGAGGGTATCGGAGACCCCGGGTTCCACCCCGGCCGTGGTGGAGTGGTGTGACCGTCGCCTCCTGCAACGAATCCACAGGCTCACGGTGGGCCGACTGCGCAAGGAGATCGAGCCACTCAGTGCACAGGACTTCATGCGATTCCTCTTCCGGTGGCACCACCTGGAGGAGGTGGACGCCCTGCGAGGCTCCACGGGGTTGGCGAAGGCGATCAGCCTGTTGCAGGGCTACGAGGCACCGGCCTCCGCGTGGGAGCGCTATCTGCTACCGGCGCGGATGAAGGGCTACCTGGGGGACCTGCTGGAGCGGGCCTGCTACTCGGGAGAAGTGGCCTGGGGCCGCCTGACGATGAAGGACGCGAAACCCGTTCCAGGCCCACGCCGGGGAGCCCCCGCGACGCCACCGGAGCCCGAGGCGCCCAGATCTCGAGCGGCGACACCGAACCGGAACGCGAGCCTCACGTTCGTGAAGCGCGAGGACATGGACTGGATGCTGTCGGCGGCTCGTCCGAACGCGGTGCTGGCGGACGGAGGGGTCTGGGTGCCACCGGACCTGTCCGGTCCAGCGAAGGACGTGGTGGCGGTGCTGGAGCAGCGGGGCGCGTGCTTCTTCAACGACCTGTGCTCGCGCTCGCGCCGGCTGCCGGCGGAAGTAGAGGACGCACTGTGGGAACTGGTAGCGCGCGGCCTCGTGACAGCGGACGCGGTGCAGAACCTGCGGGTGCTGCAGAGCCCGGCGCAGCGCAAGCGCCAGAAACTCCTGCAGCGAGGCGGACCGGGCCGCTGGAGCCTGCTGGTGCCCTCGGAGCCGAAGCCGGAGGACGAGGTGCGGGACGCACTCGCGCGACTCTTCCTGCAGCGCTACGGCATCGTCTGGCGGGACCTGGTGATGCGCGAGTCGCTGGCGCCCTCGTGGCGCGAGTTGCTGTACGTGTACCGGCGGATGGAGGCGCGAGGAGAGATCCGGGGAGGCCGCTTCGTGGCGGGCTTCGTGGGAGAGCAGTTCGCGCTACCGGAGGCGGTGGACGTGGCGCGAGCGGTGCGCCGGCGAGCGCCCTCGGGAGTGCGAGTGCAGCTCTCTGCGGTGGATCCACTCAACCTCACGGGAGTGGTGACACCGGGCCCGCGAGTGCCGGCCACGGTAGGCAACGTCGTCACCTACGTGGACGGCGTACCCCAGGGCTTCGACGCACAGGGAGACGACGAGGAAGGGGAGGGCGAGGACAGTTCCGGCGAGGCGGCACAGGCCAACTGA
- a CDS encoding ABC transporter substrate-binding protein: MKNALKWTLALALAVPVYGCKKESKPAEGEKPAAGQQQQPQQQVDVAALEKAAEKWVDQEFQPSTLTREQQLAEMKWFREAAAPYRGMAINVVSESIDTHVYESKTMAKAFEEITGIKLKHDLIQEGDVIEKLQTQMQSGRNIYDMYVNDSDLIGTHIRYGHVVPLSDFMAGEGKDVTLPTLDVDDFMGKSFVTGPDGKMYQLPDQQFANLYWFRADWFARPELKERFKKKYGYELGVPVNWSAYEDIADFFTNDVKEIDGVKVYGHMDYGKKDPSLGWRFTDAWLSMAGVGDKGFPNGKPVDEWGIRVEGCNPAGASVSRGGETNGPAAVYALTKYIDWLKKYAPPQAAGMTFSEAGPVPGQGNVAQQIFWYTGFTAQLAKPGLPVVNADGTPKWRMAPSPHGPYWQEGTKLGYQDTGSWTMLKSTPLERRKAAWLYAQFVVAKSTSLKKFLVGLTPIRDSDVRSEHVTKVADKLGGLVEFYRSPAREAWTPTGTNVPDYPKLSQLWWQNISLAVEGEKTPQEAMDALAKQMDDVMGRLERAGMQNCPPKLNPEKDAKTWFDAPGAPHPKLANEKPKGETVPYEQLVQAWKEGRVK; this comes from the coding sequence TTGAAGAACGCGCTGAAATGGACGCTGGCCCTGGCCCTCGCAGTCCCCGTGTACGGATGTAAGAAGGAGTCGAAGCCGGCCGAGGGCGAAAAGCCCGCCGCCGGACAGCAGCAACAGCCACAGCAACAGGTGGACGTCGCCGCGCTGGAGAAGGCCGCCGAGAAGTGGGTGGACCAGGAGTTCCAGCCGAGCACCCTGACACGTGAGCAGCAGCTCGCGGAGATGAAGTGGTTCCGCGAGGCCGCCGCGCCCTACCGCGGAATGGCCATCAACGTGGTGTCGGAGAGCATCGACACGCACGTGTATGAGTCCAAGACGATGGCCAAGGCCTTCGAGGAGATCACCGGCATCAAGCTGAAGCACGATCTCATCCAGGAAGGCGATGTCATCGAGAAGCTGCAGACCCAGATGCAGTCGGGCCGCAACATCTATGACATGTATGTCAATGACAGCGACCTGATCGGCACGCACATCCGCTATGGACACGTGGTGCCGCTGTCGGACTTCATGGCGGGCGAGGGCAAGGACGTGACGCTGCCCACGCTCGACGTGGACGACTTCATGGGCAAGAGCTTCGTCACCGGCCCGGACGGGAAGATGTACCAGCTGCCGGACCAGCAGTTCGCCAACCTGTACTGGTTCCGCGCGGACTGGTTCGCGCGGCCGGAGCTCAAGGAGCGCTTCAAGAAGAAGTACGGGTACGAGCTGGGCGTGCCGGTGAACTGGTCGGCCTACGAGGACATCGCGGACTTCTTCACCAACGACGTGAAGGAGATCGACGGCGTCAAGGTGTACGGCCACATGGACTACGGGAAGAAGGACCCGTCGCTGGGGTGGCGCTTCACGGACGCGTGGCTGTCCATGGCGGGCGTGGGCGACAAGGGCTTCCCCAACGGCAAGCCGGTGGACGAGTGGGGCATCCGCGTGGAGGGCTGCAACCCGGCGGGCGCCTCGGTGTCGCGCGGCGGCGAGACGAACGGCCCGGCGGCGGTGTACGCGCTGACCAAGTACATCGACTGGCTGAAGAAGTACGCGCCGCCCCAGGCGGCCGGCATGACGTTCTCCGAGGCCGGCCCGGTGCCTGGCCAGGGCAACGTGGCGCAGCAGATCTTCTGGTACACGGGCTTCACGGCGCAGTTGGCCAAGCCGGGCCTGCCGGTGGTGAACGCGGACGGCACGCCGAAGTGGCGCATGGCGCCCTCGCCGCACGGCCCGTACTGGCAGGAGGGCACGAAGCTGGGCTACCAGGACACGGGCTCGTGGACGATGCTCAAGAGCACGCCGCTGGAGAGGCGGAAGGCCGCGTGGCTGTACGCGCAGTTCGTGGTGGCCAAGAGCACGTCGCTCAAGAAGTTCCTGGTGGGACTGACGCCGATTCGTGACTCGGACGTGCGCTCCGAGCACGTGACGAAGGTGGCGGACAAGCTGGGCGGCCTGGTGGAGTTCTACCGGAGCCCGGCGCGCGAGGCGTGGACGCCCACGGGCACCAACGTGCCGGACTACCCGAAGCTGTCGCAGCTGTGGTGGCAGAACATCAGCCTGGCCGTGGAGGGCGAGAAGACGCCGCAGGAGGCCATGGACGCGCTGGCCAAGCAGATGGACGACGTGATGGGGCGGCTGGAGCGCGCGGGCATGCAGAACTGCCCGCCGAAGCTCAACCCGGAGAAGGACGCGAAGACCTGGTTCGACGCGCCGGGCGCCCCGCACCCGAAGCTGGCCAACGAGAAGCCCAAGGGCGAGACCGTGCCCTATGAGCAGCTCGTGCAGGCCTGGAAGGAAGGGCGCGTGAAGTAG
- a CDS encoding DUF2160 domain-containing protein: protein MDFEWMAWTAPTASFFIVIALLLAVYTVWGMRSPSLPRKGLLPMTTTRGDRLFVGLLGSAFIHLAWVGVTDASVWFAVGLSLLFMVFIARWG from the coding sequence ATGGACTTCGAATGGATGGCCTGGACTGCGCCCACGGCCAGCTTCTTCATCGTCATCGCGCTGCTGCTCGCGGTCTACACCGTCTGGGGAATGCGCTCCCCTTCCCTGCCTCGCAAGGGGCTGCTGCCCATGACCACCACCCGGGGAGATCGCCTCTTCGTCGGGCTGCTGGGCAGCGCCTTCATCCACCTCGCCTGGGTGGGAGTGACGGATGCATCCGTCTGGTTCGCCGTAGGTCTGTCGTTGCTGTTCATGGTCTTCATTGCACGATGGGGGTAA
- a CDS encoding carbohydrate ABC transporter permease — MKPSRFVVPLYLLLSFIPIYWLVGMSLKTNEEILGGFTLWPRNPTLANYAVIFTDADWSSSYVHSLTYVGINTVLSVLLALPAAYAFSRYRFLGDSHLFFWLLSNRMSPPAVFLLPFFQLYSSIGLFDTPWAVALAHMLFTVPLSVWILEGFMSGVPREIDETAYIDGYSFPRFFLSIFLPLIRSGVGVTAFFCFMFSWVELLLARTLTSVEAKPIVATMTRTVSAAGMDWGVLAAAGVLTLVPGAVVIYFVRNYIAKGFALGRV; from the coding sequence ATGAAGCCCTCCCGCTTCGTGGTTCCGCTCTACCTGCTGCTGAGCTTCATCCCCATCTACTGGCTGGTGGGCATGTCGCTGAAAACGAACGAGGAGATCCTCGGCGGCTTCACGCTCTGGCCGCGCAATCCCACCCTGGCCAACTACGCCGTCATCTTCACCGACGCGGACTGGAGCAGCAGCTACGTCCACTCGCTCACGTACGTGGGCATCAACACGGTGCTCTCGGTGCTGCTGGCGCTGCCCGCGGCCTACGCCTTCTCGCGCTACCGCTTCCTCGGGGACTCGCACCTCTTCTTCTGGCTGCTGAGCAACCGCATGTCGCCCCCGGCGGTGTTCCTCCTGCCCTTCTTCCAGCTCTACTCGAGCATCGGCCTGTTCGACACGCCCTGGGCCGTGGCCCTGGCCCACATGCTCTTCACCGTGCCGCTGTCGGTGTGGATTCTCGAGGGCTTCATGTCCGGCGTGCCGAGGGAGATCGACGAGACGGCGTACATCGACGGCTACAGCTTCCCCCGCTTCTTCCTGAGCATCTTCCTGCCCCTCATCCGCTCGGGCGTGGGCGTGACGGCCTTCTTCTGCTTCATGTTCAGCTGGGTGGAGCTCTTGCTGGCGCGCACGCTGACGTCGGTGGAGGCCAAGCCCATCGTGGCCACCATGACGCGCACGGTGAGCGCGGCGGGCATGGACTGGGGCGTGCTGGCCGCGGCCGGCGTGTTGACGCTGGTGCCGGGCGCGGTCGTCATCTACTTCGTCCGCAACTACATCGCCAAGGGCTTCGCCCTGGGGAGGGTGTGA